The segment CTGCATCGGTGTAATAGCCCTTGTAACATATTCTTTGTACGGATTGGTACCTGCGTTGCTGTACCCGCCCATATAACCATTACCACTGGCTGCAAGTTGGTATCCGCGAAAATTATTCGGAACACCTACGCCAGACGTGCCGGATGTATAACATGAATTAAAATAATCGGACGTACCTGTAGTGAATTGCGACCAGCCTGTGCAAACATTTGTTTGTGAAAGGTTAGTCGGGCAACTTGTATAATATTCAAAATCTCCGTTAGGGACAAGGTTCTGCTGTGCAGAGACAGTATTAACCGCTGATGCCATTAAAAGCACAGCCAATAATTTCTTCATAATATTCAGAATCGTTTACCAGTTAAATATATTAAAAAAGCATCAATAGGGATATTAAAATGCAGAAAACAAGGACGGAATACATCAGCCCTTTTGCCAATATTACAATTCGCCTTTTCTCACTTACCTTTGCAACCTTAAAAAATCAATATGCGTGTAGCAGTAGTCGGCGCCACAGGGCTTGTGGGCAGCACCATTCTGAAGATCATGGAGGAAAGGAATTTTCCGGTAACAGAACTGATACCTGTGGCTTCTCAGAAGTCGGTAGGCAATAAGGTGCAATTTGGAGGTAAAGAATGGACAGTGGTATCGGCCGATACGGCTATTGAAATGAAGCCGGCACTGGCTATATTCTCCGCGGGCGGGGCTACTTCGCTGGAACTGGCACCAAAATTCGCTGAGGCTGGTTGCCGGGTAGTAGACAATTCATCGGCATGGCGCATGGACCCTACCAAAAAACTGGTAGTACCTGAAGTGAATGCGCATGACCTGACAAAAGATGATATGATCATAGCGAACCCGAACTGCTCTACTATACAAATGGTCATGGCTTTGAAACCGCTGCACGACCAGTACCGCATAAAACGCGTGGTAGTAAGTACCTACCAATCCGTTTCCGGTAGCGGTCAAAAAGCAGTAAGTGAGATGGAAGCTCAACGCAATGGCAGTACTGAGCACCAGGTCTACCCGCACATAATAGACAAAAATGTCATCCCGCAGATAGATGTTTTCCAGGACAACGGCTATACCAAAGAAGAGATGAAGATGGTGCTGGAAACCAACAAGATAATGGGCGACAACACCATAAAAGTAACTGCTACCACTGTAAGGGTGCCTGTAAGCGGAGGCCACAGCGAAAGCGTGAATATTGAGTTTCATCATGATTTTGACGAGCATAAGGTAAAACAATTGCTATCGGACTTCCCGGGAGTAATAGTAGTAGACAACCCGGAAATGAACAGCTACCCAATGCCATTGGACGCTGCCGGCAAAGACGAAGTATTCGTTGGCCGTATCCGCAGGGACTACTCACAGCCAAATACCCTGAACTGCTGGATAGTGGCAGATAATCTGCGTAAGGGAGCCGCCACCAATGCAGTACAAATAGCCAAAGTATTGCACAACAACGGCTGGATATAAGGTTAACACGGCATTAATCTTCTGTCACAGGATTGTAAAGACTTGCTTTGCAACAAGCCCAAAGCCCTGCGTGTGCGTACCTTTGAAGACTAAAAATCTATACTGGATGAACTTTAAGTCTACACTGAGTATTCTTGCCGTAGCAATCAGCTTACAGGCAAACGCACAATCCTGGGTCGCTGACTCCGTGGAAATGGGTGCTAACTACAAAGATGATATATTTTATGACCTGTCTAACGGGAATGACTATTCTGCTACCGCAGACAACTGGGATATTGCGTTCCAGATGACCGTTTTCGGCGATCCGATGTTTAATGCTACTGTTCGTGCCAATCACATCAAACGCGATGTACAGGTTTATTCGCTGCACAAGCAAGCAAGCACAAGCTTTGGCACACTTACAGCCAGCGATACTGTGGTAACACAGAGTAACCAGCTTGTAAATATTGACACCAGCTGGGGTACCGGTGCTTTTACCAACAACAGGGGTTCTAATCCTTTTGATTACGGATGGGGTGCATATAACTCAACTACCCACTTTTTGGATGGCGACTCGTTGTACCTGGTTAAGGCCAACGGTGTTTTTTACCAATTGTGGCTGAAACAATATGTTAGCTTCGGCTCTCCTGGCTCTGTAGGGTACAAGTTCAGGGTGGCTCTTTGGGATGGCACAGGCGATCGCTCAGACAGTGTAATGAGGGTGAGCCCTTATGATGACCGTCTTTTTGCCTATTACGACCTGGCTACCGGTACTATAATAGACAGGGAACCTGCTCGCAAAAACTGGCACCTGTTGTTCAAACAATACCAGAAGAATGGTCAACCGGGCGGACAGAATCCTAACAAATTGCAGGCTTATACCGGCGTACTGGTAAATGACCATGTAAAAGTGGCTAAGATCACAGGTGTATCTCCTAACAATATCAACAGCGGCAACTACACGTCTTCACTTTCCGCATTGTCAGTAGAGACCAACACCATTGGTGACGACTGGAAAACATTCAATGGCGGAACGTTCATGTACGAGTTGGATACTAATACCAGCTTCATCATAGCTCCTGATACTGCGGGTGGAAAGCAAACATACTACCACTTGCGTTTCACCAGGTTCGATGGTGGTTTTGCGCCTAACACAGGTAAAGTGATATTTGAGACAAGGGTACTGGGTATGATAAGTGTAGGTGTAAATGATGTTACAGGAGTAAGTAAAGCTCAATACAGCATTTACCCCAACCCATCTGCAACAGAAGTGAACATTGTGGTAGATGCAAAAGAAGCAGTTGCTAATACCATGATGGTAGTGACAGATATTACAGGTAAAGTAATGCAGCAGAGCCGCGTGAACATTACCAAAGGGTTGAATGCTTACAAACTGGATGTGGCTGCATACCCTGCAGGCACCTATATAGTAACTGTTGCTAACAGCAACTGGAGCGTAAGTGATAAGGTTTCTGTACAGCACTAATAGGGTTGTACATGCAGAAATAAATACAAACCTTGCTACCTGCTCAACAGGTAGCAAGGTTTTTTGAATAATAAAGAAATATATAGTCAATTGAAAAGGATCTGCTATTTGCTGGGATTTATGTTTTGTTCTTTTGCTGTTGCTGCACAATCAATCAGTGTACAACTGGTAGACAAGAACAATGGCAACACCATACCTTTCGCTTATATAAACATGATGTCTGCCGTAACAAATGCTGTAATGAATACTGTGCAGACTGACGAAAATGGCAATGCAACACTGATACCCGAGCAATATCCTTTTTCCATTGAAATAAATGCGCTGGGTTTTGAATCTGTAAAGAAAACATTCCCCACTTCGCCCGCTGCTAACCGCCTGACCATTTACATGAGCAAAAAGTTCTCTTCGCTGAATGAAGTTGTGATCACAGGGTTGAATACCCCGATGAAACAGAAGGATGCTTTGTCGATGTATAAGATCATTACGAAAGAACAGATACAGGCACAGGGTGCCGTTACACTGAACGAGGTAATGAAGAACCAATTGAATGTTCGAGTAGACAACGATAACATCCTGGGCTCGAGCATGAGGATGCAGGGTATGAGTGGCGATAAAGTAAAAATACTTATAGATGGGCTACCACTCAACGGACGTGAGGGCGGTAACATCAACCTGAGCCAGATCAACATGAACAATGTGGACCGTATTGAGATCATACAAGGGCCTATGAGTGTTGTTTATGGTACCGATGCGCTGGGTGGCATCATCAACATCATTACCAAAACCGAGACCAAACCATTTTCTGTAAATGTGGGTGCCTACTACGAAACGATAGGCAGGTATACTTACGATGCCTCTATTACCAAACGCATTAACAAAAGGAACCAGATCACGCTCGGTGGCGGCTCTAATGCCTTCCAGGGCTGGAAGCCAATTTCACAATACAAAATATATAACGAAGATACTTTGTTGTATCAGCGTAGTTTTCTTTTCAAGCCCAACACACAATATTTAGGCAACTTTGCTTATTCATATGTAGCGCCTTCGGGGTTCAACGTCCATTTTGCCAGCGATTATCTGAATGAGCACGTGACCAACAAAGGTAATCTCGAAACATGGGACCCATTCAATGGTGCTTATGCGTATGATGAATATTATAATACTCAAAGATCAATGAACCGCCTGTCATTAAGCGGCAAACTGGGCAAAAAAGGTACATGGCAAAGCCAGAATGGCTATATGTTGTATTACCGTACCCGCAACAACTATAAAAAGGACATGGTGACCCTGACACAGGAACTCAATCCTCAGCAGGGCTCACAAGACACTTCATCATTCAGTGATGTGTATGCGCGTGGTAGCTATAGCAACAGCCTTAACAGGTTTTCTTATACCGTCGGTTACGACATCAACCTGCAATATGCCTACAGTCTGAAAATAAATGGTAACAACAAGACCATACAAGATTACGCAGCTTACACCAACTTGTCGTATGAGCTGCTGAAAGACAAATTGAAAGTACAAGGTGGCTTAAGAGGCTCCCTTAACTCATTGTATAATCCACCCGTTATTCCAAGCGTGAACCTGCTGTATACACCCGTAAAAAAAATACAGGTACGTGCATCTTATGCCGAAGGATACAGGGCACCGTCATTGAAAGAAATGTACCTGAGCTTTATAGACCTGAACCACCACATACTGGGTAATGAGAACCTGAAAGCAGAAAGCAGTCAGCATTTCCAACTTTCTACGTCATACCAGGCATATGAAAAAGAAAACGACTACCTGCAACTTATACTCACCGGCTACTATAACAATGTATTTAATGGCATAACGCTGGCACCCACACACCCCGAAGATTCTACCAGCATCGACTACACTTATGCCAACCTGTCTCACCAGACCAATACGATCGCATCGGTACAGGCAGATGGACAATACAGCAGGTTGCACTACCAGGTAGGCTATTCATACAATTACACCTTTGCAGAGCCCGGCAGCTATGCTGCTTTTTCGGCCAGCGAAGCTACCGCTACTATACAATATGCCTGGAAGAGGCCCGGACTGAATGTAAATGTCTTTTATAAGCTCAGTGGCAAACAACCATTCCTGCAATCAAATATCGATGGCAGTGCATCCTTCAACGGAGTACAAAAAGCATTTCAGTTATGCGATATATCGCTGGAAAAGAAATTCTTCGACCGCAAGTTGCAGGTTGTAGCAGGCGTTAAGAATGTGTTTGACTTTCAGCAGGCTACGGTGAGCGGCAGGGTATCATCGGGCACACACGGTGGCGGCACCTCCAGCTTCCTACCCAGGAGTTTCTTCACTTCGGTAAGGTTCTCAATTAATTAAGCACAAGCACTAAGAGCAACTGATCTTTTCTACCCTTCTTTCATGGCGGCCACCTTCAAACGGTGTACTGAGGAATGCATTCATCATTTCTTCTGCCAGCTCAACAGATACAAAACGTGCCGGTATGCAAAGTACATTAGCATTGTTATGCTGGCGGGCCAGCTGTGCCAGTTCTACATTCCAGCATAGTGCTGCGCGTATACCCTGGTGTTTGTTGGCTGACATACATACTCCATTTCCACTGCCACATATCAGGATACCTGCGGCTGCTTTCCCCTGTTCTACCATTTCTGCCAGCGGATGCGCATAGTCAGGATAGTCAGTACTTTCAGTACTGTAGGTACCTTTATCCTCTACCTGCCAGCCGGCTTTTTTCAGTGCCTCTATTAATATTGATTTATACTCGAAACCTGCATGATCGCCGCCTATAGCAACAGGTAATTCATTGTTAAAAACTGCTTGCATAATTATCGTTTTAATCTCTGCGTTTCAGATAGTCTTTGTTGGCGCGTTCGCTGATAGCAATAGATACTTCGTACAACAACAGCATTGGCACACACACTAAAAATAAAGAAAATACATCAGGAGGCGTAATGACCGCCGCCAACACAAATATGATCAGTACAGCAAAATTTCTTTTACCGCGCATTACCTGTGGTGTCAGCAACCCTATCCTCGAAAGGAAATATACCAACACCGGTAACTCAAACACAATACCCACACCTAATACAAGATCGCTCAGCGTATCGTAATAGTTAGACATGGTAATGATATTCTTAAATATCGGGCTGAGGGTATAATTGGCAAAGAAATTAATAGTGAATGGTGCAATGATATAATAGGCAAAAAGCACTCCCATGAAAAACAGCAA is part of the Chitinophagales bacterium genome and harbors:
- a CDS encoding aspartate-semialdehyde dehydrogenase gives rise to the protein MRVAVVGATGLVGSTILKIMEERNFPVTELIPVASQKSVGNKVQFGGKEWTVVSADTAIEMKPALAIFSAGGATSLELAPKFAEAGCRVVDNSSAWRMDPTKKLVVPEVNAHDLTKDDMIIANPNCSTIQMVMALKPLHDQYRIKRVVVSTYQSVSGSGQKAVSEMEAQRNGSTEHQVYPHIIDKNVIPQIDVFQDNGYTKEEMKMVLETNKIMGDNTIKVTATTVRVPVSGGHSESVNIEFHHDFDEHKVKQLLSDFPGVIVVDNPEMNSYPMPLDAAGKDEVFVGRIRRDYSQPNTLNCWIVADNLRKGAATNAVQIAKVLHNNGWI
- a CDS encoding T9SS type A sorting domain-containing protein — protein: MNFKSTLSILAVAISLQANAQSWVADSVEMGANYKDDIFYDLSNGNDYSATADNWDIAFQMTVFGDPMFNATVRANHIKRDVQVYSLHKQASTSFGTLTASDTVVTQSNQLVNIDTSWGTGAFTNNRGSNPFDYGWGAYNSTTHFLDGDSLYLVKANGVFYQLWLKQYVSFGSPGSVGYKFRVALWDGTGDRSDSVMRVSPYDDRLFAYYDLATGTIIDREPARKNWHLLFKQYQKNGQPGGQNPNKLQAYTGVLVNDHVKVAKITGVSPNNINSGNYTSSLSALSVETNTIGDDWKTFNGGTFMYELDTNTSFIIAPDTAGGKQTYYHLRFTRFDGGFAPNTGKVIFETRVLGMISVGVNDVTGVSKAQYSIYPNPSATEVNIVVDAKEAVANTMMVVTDITGKVMQQSRVNITKGLNAYKLDVAAYPAGTYIVTVANSNWSVSDKVSVQH
- a CDS encoding TonB-dependent receptor translates to MKRICYLLGFMFCSFAVAAQSISVQLVDKNNGNTIPFAYINMMSAVTNAVMNTVQTDENGNATLIPEQYPFSIEINALGFESVKKTFPTSPAANRLTIYMSKKFSSLNEVVITGLNTPMKQKDALSMYKIITKEQIQAQGAVTLNEVMKNQLNVRVDNDNILGSSMRMQGMSGDKVKILIDGLPLNGREGGNINLSQINMNNVDRIEIIQGPMSVVYGTDALGGIINIITKTETKPFSVNVGAYYETIGRYTYDASITKRINKRNQITLGGGSNAFQGWKPISQYKIYNEDTLLYQRSFLFKPNTQYLGNFAYSYVAPSGFNVHFASDYLNEHVTNKGNLETWDPFNGAYAYDEYYNTQRSMNRLSLSGKLGKKGTWQSQNGYMLYYRTRNNYKKDMVTLTQELNPQQGSQDTSSFSDVYARGSYSNSLNRFSYTVGYDINLQYAYSLKINGNNKTIQDYAAYTNLSYELLKDKLKVQGGLRGSLNSLYNPPVIPSVNLLYTPVKKIQVRASYAEGYRAPSLKEMYLSFIDLNHHILGNENLKAESSQHFQLSTSYQAYEKENDYLQLILTGYYNNVFNGITLAPTHPEDSTSIDYTYANLSHQTNTIASVQADGQYSRLHYQVGYSYNYTFAEPGSYAAFSASEATATIQYAWKRPGLNVNVFYKLSGKQPFLQSNIDGSASFNGVQKAFQLCDISLEKKFFDRKLQVVAGVKNVFDFQQATVSGRVSSGTHGGGTSSFLPRSFFTSVRFSIN
- the rpiB gene encoding ribose 5-phosphate isomerase B; its protein translation is MQAVFNNELPVAIGGDHAGFEYKSILIEALKKAGWQVEDKGTYSTESTDYPDYAHPLAEMVEQGKAAAGILICGSGNGVCMSANKHQGIRAALCWNVELAQLARQHNNANVLCIPARFVSVELAEEMMNAFLSTPFEGGRHERRVEKISCS
- the tatC gene encoding twin-arginine translocase subunit TatC; its protein translation is MSFIDHIEELRWHIVRSLVAVIIGAIFIFINTDFVFDKIIMGPAKPEFITYQWMCKLADMIKVSSLCMKEINISFQNTELSGQFMMSFSVSFMLGFIIAFPYVFWEFWRFVKPALTAAELKHARGIVFWSSLLFFMGVLFAYYIIAPFTINFFANYTLSPIFKNIITMSNYYDTLSDLVLGVGIVFELPVLVYFLSRIGLLTPQVMRGKRNFAVLIIFVLAAVITPPDVFSLFLVCVPMLLLYEVSIAISERANKDYLKRRD